From a region of the Mus pahari chromosome 12, PAHARI_EIJ_v1.1, whole genome shotgun sequence genome:
- the LOC110329917 gene encoding olfactory receptor 5K3-like — translation MTEDNYSLATEFILIGFSDHPEIKTLLFLVFFAIYLVTMVGNLGLVALIYMEPRLHTPMYIFLGNLALMDSCCSCAITPKMLENFFSVDRRISLYECMAQFYFLCLAETTDCFLLAAMAYDRYVAICNPLQYHSMMSKKLCLQMTTGAYIAGNLHSMIHIGFLFRLTFCRSHVIKHFFCDVLPLYRLSCVDPYINELMILIFSGSVQTFSIIIVLISYFCILFTIFTMKSREGRSKALSTCASHFLSVSIFYGSLLYTYIRPSSINEGDEDIPVAIFYTLVIPLLNPFIYSLRNKEVINVIKRTMNKR, via the coding sequence ATGACTGAGGACAACTACTCCCTTGCAACAGAGTTCATCCTCATAGGATTCTCAGATCACCCAGAAATAAAGACACTTCTATTCCTGGTGTTCTTTGCCATCTATCTGGTCACCATGGTGGGGAATCTTGGGCTGGTGGCCTTGATCTACATGGAACCTCgtctccacacacccatgtacatctTTCTGGGCAACCTGGCTCTGATGGACTCCTGCTGCTCCTGTGCCATCACTCCCAAGATGCTAGAGAACTTCTTTTCTGTGGACAGAAGGATTTCTCTCTATGAGTGCATGGCACAgttctattttctctgtcttgctGAAACTACAGACTGCTTTCTTCTGGCAGcaatggcctatgatcgctatgtggccataTGCAACCCACTACAGTACCACAGCATGatgtccaagaagctctgccTTCAGATGACCACAGGAGCCTACATAGCAGGAAACCTACATTCCATGATTCACATAGGGTTTTTGTTCAGGTTAACTTTCTGCAGGTCTCATGTAATCAAGCACTTCTTTTGTGATGTCCTTCCACTGTACAGACTCTCATGTGTTGACCCTTATATCAATGAACTGATGATACTTatcttttctggttcagttcaAACATTTTCCATTATTATAGTCCTCATTTCTTATTTCTGCATCCTTTTTACTATATTCACAATGAAGTCCAGAGAGGGAAGAAGCAAAGCCTTATCTACTTGTGCATCCCACTTTCTGTCTGTGTCAATATTCTATGGGTCTCTTCTCTACACATATATTCGACCAAGCTCAATCAACGAAGGAGATGAAGACATACCTGTTGCTATTTTTTATACTCTGGTAATTCCTTTATTAAATCCCTTTATTTATAGTCTGAGAAATAAAGAAGTAATTAATGTGATTAAGAGAACCATGAACAAAAGATGA